A stretch of DNA from Granulicella pectinivorans:
GTGGTGGTGACGAGCGCGGATGTGACGCATCCGGTGGCGGTTCGGTACGGATGGGACGCGCCTCCCGTGGCCAATCTGTACAACAAGGAACAGCTTCCGGCATCGCCGTTTCGGACGGATGACTGGGAGAAGTAGAGACCATCGTTTGTCTGGTGGACGATGGAAATGCCGGTGGTGTAAGTTTTATGCGTAATCCGTTCCATGGGAAACAAGGAGTCGAGTATGTTGCGTCGTGACTTTGTCCGGGCTGTGCTGGCGGTTGTTGCGGTTCCGCGGCTGCTGTTTGCGCAGAAGGGCGCGCAGTTGCCTTTGCCTGCGCCCACACCGTGGACGCAGGGGCTGAATCCACAGACGCCTGTGCCGCATGTCGTCGTTGCGGATGCAGTGGCGGACGGCGAGCTGAAGTTCTTTACCAGTGCGCAGATGGCTACCTTGACCAGGTTGAGCGAGGTGCTTGTGCCTTCGTTCGACGGCAAGCCGGGCGCGATCGAAGCGGAGGCTCCGGCGTTCTTCGATTTCTTCATCGGCAAGTCGCCCGATGCGCGGAAGAAGCTTTACACGGGCGGTCTCGGCTGGCTCGATGCGGAGGCGGTGAAGAAGTTCAAGACGCCGTTCGCAAAGCTGAGCGACGAGCAGGCCGATGAGTTGCTGAAGCCCTGGCTGCGGACCTGGATGAGCGATCATCCGCCCACGGAGTCGCATGCGGACTTCATCAACATTGCGCATGATGAGATTCGCACAGCCACGGTGAACTCGGCTGCCTGGAGCGTCGCCTCCGGAGGGAAGGCTCCGGGCGGGCTGTATTGGTATGCGATTGAACCGGATCTGCGTGGCGTCAGCGCTGCTTCGGCGCATGTGCAGCCGCATGTGCAGGCGGTTCCCAAGGCCGCACACCCCATGCCCTCTTACCCGCGATAGAAGCAGAGACTATGACAAACGAGATCTTCGATGTGCTGATTATTGGGTCGGGTCACGCGGGCGGTATGGCCGCGAAGATCCTGACGGAGCAGGGCATTTCATGCCTGATGCTGAATGCCGGTCCGGTGGCCGATGTGGGCCGCGACGCGCAGCCGAAGCCTGCGTATGAGCTGCCGTATCGCGGGTTCAAGCAGCCCGGCAAGCTGGAGCATGTGTTCCAGTCGAACGGCTTCAACGAGCATGTGTGGGTGGACGAGCAGGAGGTTCCGTATACCTTCGATCCGGCGAATCCCTACAACTGGGTGCGCGTGCGGCTGTTTGGCGGGCGATCTTTGTTCTGGTCGAGGCAGTCGTTCCGGCTGAGCAACTATGAGCTGAAGGGCAAGTCGCACGATGGCTTTGGTGAGGACTGGCCGATCGATGAAGCGACGCTGTCGCCGTTCTACTCGCGCGTGGAGGAGATCTTCCAGGTGGAGGGTGCGCTGGATGGTCCGCCGCAGATGCCGGATGGCAACTTCGTGCTGGACAAGAGCCCGTGGTCGGAGGCGATGCTGCGTTTTGGCAAGGCCGGTCAGGCGTACGACATGCAGATCTGCAAGCAGAGGCGCGCGAATGGGCGCGACGGTCTTGCGAGCTCGGTGAACCTGCTGCTGCCGGATGCGGAGAAGACGGGCAAGCTGACCTCGATTGCGAATGCCGTGGTGCGTGAGATCACGCGGGACAAGACGACGGGGCAGCCGAACGGTGTTCACTTCGTCGACCGTCTGACGGGCCGGGAGCTGCATGTGAAGGCGCGTGTGATTGTGGTCGCGGCTGGAACGCTCGAGACGACGCGACTTCTGCTGAACTCAGGCATGGCGAACTCGAGCGGTCTGGTTGGGCGCTATCTGATGGACCAGATCTATGGTCCGGGCGTGGTGTGCTCGGTGCCGGAGGCGCGTGGCGGCAAGCACGCGAAGAACGGGCTGGTGGGCGGCGGCGCGATTGTGCCTCGATTCCGCAACATTAAGACCAAGGCCGATGGCTTCCTGCGCGGCTACGCGATGAATGTGACGAGCTCAACGGGCGGGCTCGATGCGCGCAACTTCAAGGCGTATGGCAAGGAGCTGCAGTCCAAGATGGACGAGTACTATGGCAGCGGCTTTCATATGACGATGATGGGCGAGGTTCTCGGACGGTACGAGAATCATGTGCGCATCAACAAGGAGAAGGTCGATGCGTGGGGAATCCCGGTGCTGCATATCGAGACGCACTACGGGGAGAACGAGATCAATATGTCGAAGGACTGCGCGGAGACCGGCGCCGCGATCGCCGAGGCCGCGGGCTTCGAGGTGCTGGCGAAGAATCCGGTGCCGAATCCTCCCGGGTACAGCATTCACGAGGTCGGAACCTGCCGCATGGGCGACGATCCGAAGAAGAGTGTGGTGAACAAGTGGGGACAGAGCC
This window harbors:
- a CDS encoding gluconate 2-dehydrogenase subunit 3 family protein produces the protein MLRRDFVRAVLAVVAVPRLLFAQKGAQLPLPAPTPWTQGLNPQTPVPHVVVADAVADGELKFFTSAQMATLTRLSEVLVPSFDGKPGAIEAEAPAFFDFFIGKSPDARKKLYTGGLGWLDAEAVKKFKTPFAKLSDEQADELLKPWLRTWMSDHPPTESHADFINIAHDEIRTATVNSAAWSVASGGKAPGGLYWYAIEPDLRGVSAASAHVQPHVQAVPKAAHPMPSYPR
- a CDS encoding GMC oxidoreductase, translated to MTNEIFDVLIIGSGHAGGMAAKILTEQGISCLMLNAGPVADVGRDAQPKPAYELPYRGFKQPGKLEHVFQSNGFNEHVWVDEQEVPYTFDPANPYNWVRVRLFGGRSLFWSRQSFRLSNYELKGKSHDGFGEDWPIDEATLSPFYSRVEEIFQVEGALDGPPQMPDGNFVLDKSPWSEAMLRFGKAGQAYDMQICKQRRANGRDGLASSVNLLLPDAEKTGKLTSIANAVVREITRDKTTGQPNGVHFVDRLTGRELHVKARVIVVAAGTLETTRLLLNSGMANSSGLVGRYLMDQIYGPGVVCSVPEARGGKHAKNGLVGGGAIVPRFRNIKTKADGFLRGYAMNVTSSTGGLDARNFKAYGKELQSKMDEYYGSGFHMTMMGEVLGRYENHVRINKEKVDAWGIPVLHIETHYGENEINMSKDCAETGAAIAEAAGFEVLAKNPVPNPPGYSIHEVGTCRMGDDPKKSVVNKWGQSHDHKNLFLVDASVFTSAGWQNPTMTILALSMRASEYLAGEMKKGNV